The following are encoded together in the Brassica napus cultivar Da-Ae chromosome A9, Da-Ae, whole genome shotgun sequence genome:
- the LOC106369271 gene encoding thioredoxin M-type, chloroplastic: MAAFACTTRPPISLRSEMRIASSTKVSLSTRQMFSVGGLRTRVSLSSVSKNSSASRLRRRGGFIICEAQDTATGIPMVNDSTWESLVLKADEPVVVDFWAPWCGPCKMIDPIVNELAQQYTGKIKFFKLNTDDSPATPGKYGVRSIPTIMIFVKGEKKDTIIGAVPKTTLATSIDKFLQ, encoded by the exons atgGCTGCTTTTGCGTGCACTACTCGTCCGCCGATTTCTCTCCGGTCAGAGATGAGGATCGCATCCTCAACGAAAGTTTCACTCTCCACTCGACAAATGTTCTCCGTGGGAGGATTGAGGACTCGCGTCTCTCTATCATCGGTCTCCAAGAATTCTAGCGCTTCTCGATTACGACGACGAGGAGGGTTCATCATCTGTGAAGCTCAGGACACTGCTACAGGGA TTCCAATGGTGAACGATTCAACGTGGGAGTCACTAGTACTCAAGGCTGATGAGCCTGTTGTTGTGGACTTTTGGGCACCATGGTGTGGACCCTGCAAAATGATTGATCCCATTGTCAACGAACTAGCACAGCAGTACACTGggaagatcaagttcttcaaaCTAAACACTGACGATTCTCCGGCGACCCCGGGAAAGTACGGTGTGAGAAGCATACCAACCATCATGATCTTCGTTAAGGGAGAGAAGAAGGATACAATCATCGGTGCAGTGCCTAAAACCACATTAGCAACAAGCATTGATAAATTCTTGCAGTGA